The segment CGCTTGAAAGCCGATGTGCCGGTCCATGATCCCGGTATGGTGGATTTGATCCTGGAGCTTTCCGAACGGTTCAGCCAGTTGATTTTTGCCCGCAATCTGGACATCAACGGCCAGGTTGTGCAGGAACTGGATCGGGGCTTGTTGAAGATTGCCCATGGGTTGCAGGAATTTACCCGGGAGTTGATGGCGGAGTTGTCCGCACAATCTGCAACGCAACGTCGGGCAAAACGTCCAAAACCCCTGCGTGAACCAGTACCGCGTACTGTGGCTATGACCCCACAGGAATCCGCAGCCGTGCCAGTAGTGGAACCCGCAACCGTTGAATCCGCAGCCGTACCAGCAGTGGAACCCGCAGCCGTGCTTGTAACGGATCCTGCCACCGCACCAGTCATGGAATCCGCAGCCGTGCCAGCAGTGGAACCCGCAACTGTGCTTGTAACGGATCCTGCCACCGCACCAGTCATGGAATCCGCAGCCGTGCCAGCAGTGGAACCCGCAACTGTGCTTGTAACAGATCCTGCCACTGCACCAGTCATGGAATCCGCAGCCGTGCCAGCAGTGGAACCCGCAACTGTGCTTGTAACAGATCCTGCCACCGCACCAGTCATGGAATCCGCAGCCGTGCCAAAATCTGTGGCTGTTGCTGCACCAGAATCGATCACGGGGGCTGACTCGACTGTAGCGGAACCTGTGCCGGAAGCTGCACGGGTTCGCCGGCATCAGCCCTGGCGCATCCAGGGTGAATCACTGATGGATCTGCTCGAAAATGTATCTGGTTTCCTGGCTACGTTTTGTGGCGAAGACGAACAGCATATTCGGGCCAATATTGCGGATATCACCTCCCGGTTGCATGCGGACGTGCCTGTAGGCGATCCCAGGGTGGTGGATCTTCTTTTGGAACTGACTGAGCGGTTCGGTCGGATGCTCGCCGAGCGTGATGTGAGTGGTCAGGTGTTGCTGGAACTCGATTTGGGGCTGATGAAAATTGCGCATGGGTTGCAGGATTATTCCCGCAAATTGATGCTGGAATTGTCGGCCCGGTCGGCACCTTCCGTGGCGCACTTCACGCCGGTGAATTCAGCCGCTCCTGTATTTTCCCAGGTGGCTCCCCCAGAACTGGTTGCCATGCCTGTCAATTCCCAGGTGGTTTCCCCAGAGCCGGCAGCCACACCGGTATTTTCGCATGGCACATCCTCCGTACCAGTTTCTGTCTGGAGAGAGTCGCCGACCTTGTTGCAGAAAAATATCGACAATCCAGATAAAACCGGTCTGAATTCATCATCCCGTACCGATCAGGAGAGGTCTTTTTCTGGATCTCCCCAGAAACAGACCAGCATGGATTCCGGGTCAAAGAGACCGGTTCTTGCCAAAGTGACATCGACGATACAGGGTTTTGTCCCGGATCCCTGGTCGAAGAGACCCGCTCCTGCCGTTGCCATTGCGACCGCGCATAATCAGGACACACCCCCTGCAACTTCCCGGATTCGCAGGCTGCCGGTTACCACAGCGCCTTCAGGTCCTTGGCAGGCCGCGTCCATGACACAGTCAACCCCGCTCCAACCCTCCCGGGGTTTTGCCCATGGCTCCAGGCTCCGGTCAATTGGAGTTCCCACGAAAAATACCGATTTCACGTCTGGTTCTGGTTCTGGTTCTGGTACAGGCCACGGGAAAGGATTGACACTCCTGCGCCCGGAATCCCTGCCGCCTATCAAAGGATTGGAATTGAACAAGGTGATTGAAAAATTGGTCTCCGGCAGCGGGGGACAAAATACGATGCCGCATGATGCGGTTGATATTCCCCTGGCAGCCAGGGTTCCCAAAGAGATCAAAGAGGCTTTTTTCAACAGCTTTTTGATGCGCTACAAATAATCGTTCTATGAATATTCAGAACCGCAATCTCATGACGAATTACATGCTGCTTGATGGAGCCGTCGGCATTCTGTCCTGGTTTTTGTTGCTGCTTTTTTGTGCGCTGATTCTTTTCTTTTTCATGTTGGTTCCGAATGGTCAGAGGCTTTCCCGGGTGGTCGATTCATCTTCGGTCCCGGTCATTCGCACAGGCCAACTTCCGGTTGCCGTCGTGCAGACCAGTCCCCCCCCGCTGCCTGTGGTTCAGGCAGACAAGCATTTGGCCGATGTTGTTCAGATCGATAAACCTCCACGCCCTGTCGAACAGGCCCGGCAAACCGAGCTTCCTGTGGAACAGGTTGGGCAACCGCAGCCGCCCGTGGTCCAGGCTGGGCAAACCGAGCCTCCCGTGGTCCAGGCCGGGCAACCACAGCCGCCCGTGGTCCAGGCTGAAAAAACTCAGCCGCCCCACGATCTCATGCAACAGGTCGTTCCGGCTCCTGAGCCTGTTTTTCCTGTTGCCGGAGAGGCATCGAATCAGCATTTGTTGGGTTTGTCCATGTGTCCGGGAACTGAATCACGTCCTGGTCATCCCGATGCCCGGTCCGCTTCATCCGGGTTGATGACGCCGTCAGATCCTGCCTACCGCAACACCCTGGGCCAGTTGTTGGATTGCTTCCAAAAACAAATGCAGGCCATCGGCGTTGCTGCAAAAACCGATATTGATCGGGGTCTCTTGTTTTTGCCTCCACTTTCGGAGTCGCAAGCACAAAATGATTTGAAGCTGCTGCCCGGCAGCCTTGCTGCCTTGCAGCCTGTTTCCGGGTTGCAGAGAACAATCCGCTTTCCTCTCGGCGAAGCCCGACTTGATCCGGAAGCAAGTCAGTTGCTGACGCCCATGCGCCAGTATTTACAACAAGATCCGGATGCCCGCGTCCTGTTGCAGGGACATGCCGACCGACAAGGTACCGATGCGTACAATCTCCAGCTCAGCCAACATCGCACCCAGAGTGCGGCAGACTTTTTTGCGGCAGGCGGAATCCATCCTGAACGCATGATCCTCGAAGGCTTCGGTTCCTCGCGCCCCATGGATCCGAACGACACCGAAGCCGCCTATGCCCGCAATCGCCGGGTTGAAATCCGGATTTTCAAAAAAATTCCTCAATAAAATTATTGTCTGGTGTATTCGTTTCCTTCGATATTGATTTTCACAGCGGAAATAGAGTATTTTGCCTGGAAAATTTGCAGGTTCCGGCAGGTCAAAAATTTCTCCCCGTTGCCCCAATCGTATTGTATAACGGGCCGAGTCGTTGGACGTTGCCAAGACAATTCCTGCCAATTTGGAATCCGTTCCGGAAATAAACGATTTGAAGGAGGCACGTGTCATGTTGGCAGAAACCGCCGAAAGATGGACCAGAGAGTGGTTGCAGCAAGGTCGCCTTGAAGAAGCTGCGACCATGCTTTTTAAACAGAACCAATAAAATGAACTATCGCCAGGAATTCTCTCTGCGTGAAGGATTGATTTATTTCAATCATGCCGGTGTGGCCCCTCTGCCAGTGCGCTCGGTGCGCATCATGGCCGAATTGGCGGACCACATGGCCCGGTATGGGGCTTTTCGTTATCGCGAACTGGATGAAGTCTACACCAAAGCCAGACAGCGTTGTGCGCAACTGCTGGATGTCTCTGCCCGCGACGTGGCCTTTGTGCCCAATACTTCCGAGGGGCTTTCCTATGTTGGTCTGGGCCTGGATTGGCAGGCAGGGGACGAAATTGTCACGACAGATCAGGAATTTCCTTCCAACATTGTCATCTGGCTGGATCTGGCCCGTCGGCATGGCCTGAAGGTCCATCAAGTGCCGTCCGGCAATGATGGCCGGGTCGATGCGTCGGCCTTGTTGGAGCGGGTCAATGCCCGTACCCGGGTGGTGGCGGTGAGTTCAGTCCAGTTTGGTACCGGGGCCGTAGTGGATCTGGAGCCAATCGGTGCGGCATTGCGGTCTACAACCACCTTGTTTGTGGTGGATGGCATTCAAAGTCTGGGCGTCATTCCCCTCCAACCGGCAGTCATGGGAATCGATGCCCTGTGTGCCGATGGCCATAAATGGCTTTTGGGTCCGGAAGGGTGCGGTTTTCTCTACCTGTCGGAAAAAGGCCAGGCGCAAATACAACCCCGGGTATTGGGATGGCACTCAGTGGCCAATGCCGGCGATTATCAACGGATCTGTATCGAACCCAGGGAAGATTGTCGCCGGTTTGAAGCCGGTTCCCCCAATCTTCTGGGCGCGGCAGCACTCGGGGAGAGTATTGGATTGCTCCTGGACGTGGGTGTGGCCAACGTCCAGAATCGGATTCATGGGTTGGTCCAATCCTTGACCACGGGTTTGCGCAATCTGGGCTGTATCATCCATACCCCTTTGGCCCCGGATGGTTTTCCGGAGGCCGGTATCCTGATTTTTTCCCATCCACAGGTAGCAAC is part of the Magnetococcales bacterium genome and harbors:
- a CDS encoding aminotransferase class V-fold PLP-dependent enzyme: MNYRQEFSLREGLIYFNHAGVAPLPVRSVRIMAELADHMARYGAFRYRELDEVYTKARQRCAQLLDVSARDVAFVPNTSEGLSYVGLGLDWQAGDEIVTTDQEFPSNIVIWLDLARRHGLKVHQVPSGNDGRVDASALLERVNARTRVVAVSSVQFGTGAVVDLEPIGAALRSTTTLFVVDGIQSLGVIPLQPAVMGIDALCADGHKWLLGPEGCGFLYLSEKGQAQIQPRVLGWHSVANAGDYQRICIEPREDCRRFEAGSPNLLGAAALGESIGLLLDVGVANVQNRIHGLVQSLTTGLRNLGCIIHTPLAPDGFPEAGILIFSHPQVATSTLHRELMARNVYQAHRGAGIRFSPHFYQDETDVARALASVAEVLSGGKST
- a CDS encoding OmpA family protein codes for the protein MTNYMLLDGAVGILSWFLLLLFCALILFFFMLVPNGQRLSRVVDSSSVPVIRTGQLPVAVVQTSPPPLPVVQADKHLADVVQIDKPPRPVEQARQTELPVEQVGQPQPPVVQAGQTEPPVVQAGQPQPPVVQAEKTQPPHDLMQQVVPAPEPVFPVAGEASNQHLLGLSMCPGTESRPGHPDARSASSGLMTPSDPAYRNTLGQLLDCFQKQMQAIGVAAKTDIDRGLLFLPPLSESQAQNDLKLLPGSLAALQPVSGLQRTIRFPLGEARLDPEASQLLTPMRQYLQQDPDARVLLQGHADRQGTDAYNLQLSQHRTQSAADFFAAGGIHPERMILEGFGSSRPMDPNDTEAAYARNRRVEIRIFKKIPQ